In one Flammeovirga yaeyamensis genomic region, the following are encoded:
- a CDS encoding glycoside hydrolase family 26 protein: MRKRLVAASFLIGLLTLNFGTAEDKAKTPKLNDKKATKETVALYEQLHQVSESGKTIFGHQDDLAYGYHWWGNGSDVKNVTGDYPGLYGWDMGHIGEEKNLDGVPFEDIKRYIKESYSRGGITTLSWHMINLKENSSSWDTTRVLHEMMKGGKYRQDFINKLDLFAEFVDDLELEGKKIPVLFRPWHEHNGSWFWWGGKNVEIKDYKKLWQFTVEYLRDEKGIHNIIYVYSTDAFDSEESYLERYPGDKYVDVLGFDDYGAYRANATPEREQWVIRELETVAKLAQQKNKICAFTESGLEAVTDDQFFTTKLLDKLNHNEWTKKAAYVMLWRNANYQKEQRDHFYVPYKGHSSAKDFIKFKEDPSILFESDLMNMKVN; this comes from the coding sequence ATGAGAAAGAGATTAGTAGCAGCTTCTTTTCTTATAGGACTTCTCACACTAAACTTTGGAACAGCCGAAGATAAGGCAAAGACACCAAAGCTAAATGATAAGAAAGCAACGAAGGAGACGGTAGCATTATACGAGCAATTACATCAAGTGAGCGAAAGTGGAAAAACAATTTTTGGACATCAAGACGACTTGGCTTATGGGTATCATTGGTGGGGCAATGGATCGGATGTAAAGAATGTGACAGGAGATTACCCTGGCCTTTATGGTTGGGATATGGGACATATTGGAGAGGAAAAAAACTTAGATGGTGTTCCTTTCGAGGACATCAAAAGATATATCAAAGAGTCGTATTCGAGGGGAGGCATTACCACTTTGAGTTGGCACATGATCAACTTAAAAGAAAATAGCAGTTCTTGGGATACCACAAGAGTACTTCACGAAATGATGAAGGGAGGAAAGTACCGCCAAGACTTTATTAATAAGCTAGACTTGTTTGCCGAATTTGTTGATGACCTAGAATTAGAAGGTAAGAAAATTCCAGTATTATTTAGACCATGGCATGAGCACAATGGCTCATGGTTTTGGTGGGGAGGAAAGAATGTGGAGATCAAAGATTACAAGAAACTTTGGCAATTCACAGTGGAATATTTAAGAGATGAAAAAGGAATTCATAACATCATTTATGTGTATTCTACAGATGCCTTCGATTCTGAAGAAAGTTATTTAGAGCGTTATCCTGGCGACAAATATGTTGATGTTTTAGGATTTGATGATTACGGTGCCTACCGTGCTAACGCTACTCCAGAAAGAGAGCAATGGGTCATTAGAGAATTGGAAACGGTAGCCAAATTGGCCCAACAAAAGAATAAAATCTGTGCGTTTACAGAATCTGGTTTAGAAGCGGTTACAGACGATCAGTTTTTTACCACCAAGTTATTGGACAAGCTGAATCACAATGAATGGACGAAGAAAGCCGCTTATGTGATGCTTTGGAGAAACGCCAACTATCAAAAAGAGCAGAGAGATCATTTTTATGTGCCTTACAAAGGCCACTCTTCTGCCAAAGACTTTATCAAATTCAAAGAAGATCCGAGCATTCTCTTTGAGTCTGATTTGATGAATATGAAAGTGAATTAA
- a CDS encoding nucleoside hydrolase-like domain-containing protein, producing the protein MKNIYYIVLLFLSLYGMSACSKEIQQHHATGLERSRLMVITDINTTPFFEADEHALIYLLWHSNIVRVESIIASQNDDESRNRLDDILDQYSSDYGNNNYGFQTNAYPTPQELSGKVINNLDEATNTIIRTARKEDDHPLYILVLGDMKLIKEALFLAPDIEQKIRLITIGSGIKSPDEDVCGNLNWNGWGRTEVFERFKNLWWIENDWAYKGISEGNLPKQMFSEVQQFGALGNYLSKSTQQKLVLDEALPIMYLLDPNIHRNHPEFGGWTGNYIKPFPVERPQYWIDRAETKKWNYKKPCQSWELADQVLLERKSVIVSRREDMFSSLLMNLDQLYNNTYVPSE; encoded by the coding sequence ATGAAGAATATATACTACATAGTGTTGTTATTTTTATCCCTTTATGGAATGAGTGCTTGTTCCAAAGAGATTCAACAGCATCATGCTACTGGATTAGAGAGATCCAGACTGATGGTCATTACCGATATCAATACCACTCCATTTTTTGAGGCAGACGAACATGCCCTTATCTATTTGTTATGGCACTCTAATATTGTTAGAGTTGAATCAATAATTGCCAGTCAAAATGATGATGAGAGCAGAAATAGATTGGATGACATTCTAGATCAGTATTCCTCGGATTATGGAAATAACAATTATGGGTTTCAAACCAATGCTTATCCAACACCACAAGAATTATCGGGTAAAGTCATTAATAATCTTGATGAAGCAACGAATACTATTATTCGAACCGCAAGAAAAGAAGACGATCACCCTTTATACATCTTAGTGTTGGGCGACATGAAACTGATTAAAGAAGCTTTATTTCTTGCTCCAGATATCGAGCAGAAAATAAGGTTAATTACCATCGGTTCGGGAATTAAATCTCCAGACGAAGATGTTTGTGGAAACCTTAATTGGAATGGATGGGGCAGAACAGAAGTTTTCGAAAGATTTAAAAATCTATGGTGGATCGAAAACGATTGGGCCTATAAAGGGATCTCGGAAGGGAACCTGCCCAAACAAATGTTTAGCGAAGTGCAGCAGTTTGGTGCTTTAGGAAATTATCTTTCGAAAAGCACTCAACAGAAATTAGTACTCGACGAAGCATTACCCATTATGTACCTCTTAGATCCGAATATTCATCGAAATCATCCTGAGTTTGGTGGGTGGACAGGAAACTACATTAAACCTTTTCCTGTAGAAAGACCTCAATATTGGATCGATAGAGCAGAAACAAAGAAATGGAATTACAAAAAGCCATGTCAATCATGGGAGTTGGCCGACCAAGTATTATTGGAAAGGAAATCGGTGATCGTTTCCAGAAGAGAAGATATGTTCTCCTCTCTTCTGATGAATCTAGATCAGCTTTACAATAACACTTATGTGCCTTCAGAATAA
- a CDS encoding SusC/RagA family TonB-linked outer membrane protein, which translates to MQILKNFFLLFVAITLSISAYAQERTIQGSITDETGGPLPGVNVSIQGTTIGTITDFDGKFRLKITTDDTILSFSSIGYKTVELPVGAQTEINLQMEVDLEELEEVVVIGYGTAKKSDVTGSVSTVKQEELTVIATEDVNKALQGRVPGVQVTNSGNPASGSKVRVRGIGTINNSEPLYVVDGFPMQDISHIAPQDVESMEVLKDASATAVYGSRGANGVILITTKRGKAGSKYTYTFNAQAGVKEASNVIEMANASEYAQLGLEANRFAEGTDEFEQLSYVANGNYQGTDWQDELLRQGSFQNYNFGINGGSEKNQFNFSTSYVKDEGILKGTDLEKFFVKFNNNHKLTRWLDFGQNIAYTHANYSLTNLNDIYSSPLTQALWVDPITPVYNPDGSYARANWSYNNNPARMAEQEQYKRSFDNRIVGNFSLNAKATKDLSFTSNFGVDYRNQSQKMYLPEYYVSNEEQRMISQLDEHRNIRFDWVWSNYANYTKTFGKHTVGGMVGMEMQYFSYNNMMATGYDVPFNENMRYLGAAKGSDFFSTSNQGANALQSYFARANYSFDNKYLLTATFRADGSSKFADGNRWGFFPSFSAGWNIKEEDFIKESDIVSQLKLRAGWGEVGNQSSAGNNDYLSTVTNNLRYVVDGQVIEGRIPTTLSNPDLRWESSEMTNIGVDMGLFNDQLTFSAEYFIKNTKDMVVPQPVPDYVGANSPNVNVGTMQNKGFEFAINYRNVEHEVKWNIGANIAVIQNQVTNLGETGHIDGGYIDKLGFTTRTEEGQEIAYFYGYQTDGIFRSQEELDAHVDGEGNPLQPNAGIGDVKFVDANGDGVIDDDDKMNLGSAIPTFTGSFNIGMEYKGFDLNLFFTGSYGNEVANIQKFWIEDSNVQKNQTKNYYDNRFHPVNNPDGTMPRVVSGDPNNNRRFSDRYVEDASYLRLQNVQLGYSFSDNVCKKMHMQRFRVYASVDNLFTLTNYSGYDPEVPDHYGDPLAQGIDIGNYPKSRTFSVGLNVTF; encoded by the coding sequence ATGCAGATCTTAAAAAATTTTTTTCTGCTGTTCGTCGCTATTACACTATCAATTAGTGCTTACGCACAAGAACGTACTATACAAGGTAGTATAACAGATGAAACAGGTGGTCCGCTTCCAGGGGTGAATGTCAGCATTCAAGGAACAACGATTGGAACGATTACAGACTTTGACGGTAAGTTTAGATTAAAGATTACAACAGATGATACTATTTTAAGCTTTTCATCTATCGGTTACAAAACGGTAGAACTTCCAGTAGGAGCACAAACAGAAATTAACTTACAAATGGAAGTTGATTTAGAAGAGTTAGAAGAAGTTGTTGTTATTGGTTACGGTACTGCAAAGAAAAGTGATGTTACAGGATCAGTATCTACAGTAAAACAAGAAGAACTAACGGTAATTGCTACAGAGGATGTAAACAAAGCGCTTCAAGGTCGTGTACCAGGTGTTCAAGTAACCAACTCTGGTAATCCTGCAAGTGGATCAAAAGTAAGAGTAAGAGGTATTGGTACCATCAATAATTCTGAACCTTTATATGTTGTGGATGGATTCCCTATGCAAGATATCTCTCATATTGCTCCTCAGGATGTAGAGTCGATGGAAGTATTGAAAGATGCATCAGCAACGGCTGTATACGGTTCAAGAGGTGCCAATGGTGTTATCTTAATCACAACTAAAAGAGGTAAAGCAGGCAGCAAGTACACTTACACTTTTAATGCACAGGCTGGTGTAAAAGAAGCATCGAATGTGATTGAAATGGCCAATGCTTCTGAATATGCTCAACTAGGTTTAGAAGCTAATCGCTTTGCGGAAGGAACTGACGAATTTGAACAATTAAGTTATGTAGCCAACGGGAATTATCAAGGAACGGATTGGCAAGACGAACTATTGAGACAAGGTTCTTTCCAAAACTACAACTTTGGTATTAATGGTGGATCAGAAAAGAATCAGTTTAATTTCTCTACATCATATGTAAAAGACGAAGGTATTCTTAAAGGAACAGATTTAGAGAAGTTCTTCGTGAAATTTAATAACAACCACAAGCTAACTCGTTGGTTAGACTTTGGACAAAATATTGCCTATACGCACGCAAATTACTCTTTAACGAACTTGAATGATATCTATTCAAGTCCTTTGACACAAGCTTTATGGGTAGACCCAATTACGCCAGTATACAACCCTGATGGATCGTATGCAAGAGCCAATTGGTCGTACAACAACAACCCAGCAAGAATGGCTGAACAAGAGCAATACAAACGCTCTTTCGATAACAGAATTGTAGGTAACTTCTCTTTAAATGCGAAAGCAACAAAAGACCTATCGTTCACTTCTAACTTTGGTGTAGATTACAGAAATCAATCTCAAAAAATGTATCTACCAGAATACTATGTTTCTAACGAGGAACAAAGAATGATTTCTCAGTTGGATGAGCATAGAAACATTCGCTTTGACTGGGTTTGGTCTAACTATGCCAACTATACGAAAACTTTCGGAAAACATACTGTTGGTGGTATGGTCGGTATGGAGATGCAATACTTTAGCTACAATAACATGATGGCGACAGGTTATGATGTTCCTTTTAACGAAAACATGCGCTACTTAGGTGCTGCAAAAGGATCTGATTTCTTCTCTACTTCTAACCAAGGGGCTAACGCATTGCAATCGTACTTCGCTCGTGCGAACTACAGCTTTGATAACAAGTACTTATTAACGGCAACATTTAGAGCGGATGGTTCTTCGAAATTTGCTGACGGAAATCGTTGGGGTTTCTTCCCTTCATTCTCGGCTGGTTGGAACATTAAAGAAGAGGATTTCATCAAAGAGTCTGATATTGTTTCTCAGTTAAAATTAAGAGCTGGATGGGGTGAAGTAGGTAACCAATCGTCTGCAGGTAACAACGATTACTTATCAACTGTAACTAACAACCTTCGATATGTAGTCGACGGACAAGTGATTGAGGGTAGAATCCCAACCACTTTATCTAACCCAGATTTAAGATGGGAATCTTCGGAAATGACCAACATTGGTGTAGACATGGGCTTGTTCAACGATCAGTTAACGTTTAGTGCAGAATACTTTATCAAGAATACGAAAGATATGGTAGTGCCTCAGCCAGTACCTGATTATGTAGGTGCTAACTCACCAAATGTGAACGTGGGTACAATGCAAAACAAAGGTTTTGAATTTGCCATCAACTATAGAAACGTAGAACACGAAGTGAAGTGGAATATTGGCGCAAACATCGCTGTGATCCAAAATCAGGTGACAAACCTTGGAGAAACAGGTCACATTGATGGAGGTTACATCGATAAATTAGGTTTTACAACTAGAACAGAGGAAGGTCAAGAAATTGCTTACTTCTACGGATATCAAACAGATGGTATCTTTAGATCTCAAGAGGAATTAGATGCCCATGTAGACGGAGAGGGTAATCCTTTACAACCTAATGCGGGTATCGGTGATGTGAAGTTCGTAGATGCCAATGGTGATGGCGTGATTGATGATGATGATAAAATGAACTTAGGTTCGGCAATCCCAACTTTCACGGGTTCATTCAACATCGGTATGGAATACAAAGGATTTGATTTAAATCTATTCTTTACTGGTTCTTATGGTAATGAAGTAGCGAACATTCAAAAGTTCTGGATCGAAGATTCAAACGTTCAGAAGAACCAAACGAAGAACTACTACGATAATCGTTTCCACCCAGTAAACAATCCTGATGGTACAATGCCAAGAGTGGTTTCTGGTGATCCGAATAACAACCGTAGATTCTCAGATAGATATGTGGAAGATGCTTCTTACCTAAGATTACAAAACGTTCAGTTAGGTTACTCATTCAGCGACAATGTATGTAAGAAAATGCATATGCAACGCTTCAGAGTATACGCATCAGTAGATAACTTATTTACACTAACCAACTATAGCGGTTACGACCCAGAGGTGCCTGACCACTACGGTGATCCACTTGCACAAGGTATCGATATTGGAAACTATCCAAAATCAAGAACATTTTCAGTAGGCTTAAATGTTACTTTTTAA
- a CDS encoding RagB/SusD family nutrient uptake outer membrane protein: MKLRNILIKVLACSSMLIATSSCSSFLDREPQGQAVDTPVYYDDVENAQMAVNACYQAIAQDQGVVAHMQEWMFGEVMSDNSWKGGSDFGDMQDVQMLKEWTAVNVNATSHSAWKTYYQAIHRANTAIKGISPATSFDAEIRDQLVGEALFIRAYSYFYLVRLFGDVPLFTEPVSPDQIGAAGRAPVKEVLTQIEADFAEAAEKLGTKSEMEVGRATSGAAKAYQARVVMYDIGIWNANGHTWQEVFDLTNEVITSNQYSLAFNLATVFEKDGENGTGSIFEVQHETSNTGWANQNTGSTSPILTAPRGTADIKGWGWGFLNPTQDLVDEFEANDPRLDWTAGQDGQFAHGVAQGVAESQFLSGYFPRKVLMDQALRPNEQSDNPQNQRKFRYADILLMNAEAAYHIGNEATARQRVNEVRDRARSMTYPKGWNEADNTYAERDNSGALPEVTATGEQLLEAIYHERRVELALEGLRLWDLMRTGKLETALKKDNIGYRDGITGDIVVGNMDGKKLNGIPVLPIPAAEVASFGLTQNPGY; this comes from the coding sequence ATGAAACTAAGAAATATATTAATTAAAGTATTGGCATGTTCTAGTATGCTAATCGCAACATCAAGTTGTTCAAGTTTTCTAGATCGTGAACCACAAGGTCAGGCAGTAGATACACCCGTGTATTACGACGATGTGGAGAATGCTCAAATGGCGGTAAACGCTTGCTATCAAGCCATCGCTCAAGATCAAGGTGTAGTGGCACATATGCAAGAATGGATGTTCGGCGAAGTAATGTCGGATAACTCTTGGAAAGGTGGTTCTGACTTTGGTGATATGCAGGATGTTCAAATGTTGAAAGAGTGGACGGCAGTGAATGTAAATGCTACTTCTCACTCGGCATGGAAAACGTATTATCAAGCTATCCACAGAGCAAATACAGCGATTAAAGGTATTTCTCCTGCCACAAGTTTTGATGCTGAAATTCGTGATCAATTAGTTGGAGAAGCCCTTTTCATTAGAGCATATAGCTACTTCTACTTGGTTCGTTTATTTGGCGATGTGCCTTTATTTACTGAACCTGTTTCTCCAGATCAAATTGGTGCTGCTGGTAGAGCCCCTGTGAAAGAAGTGCTTACTCAAATTGAAGCTGATTTTGCGGAAGCGGCGGAAAAATTAGGAACAAAATCTGAAATGGAAGTAGGACGTGCTACTTCTGGTGCTGCTAAAGCATATCAAGCGAGAGTGGTGATGTACGATATCGGTATTTGGAATGCTAACGGCCACACTTGGCAAGAAGTATTTGATTTAACCAATGAGGTGATTACTTCGAATCAATATTCTTTGGCTTTCAACTTGGCCACAGTGTTTGAAAAAGATGGTGAGAACGGAACAGGATCAATTTTCGAGGTGCAACATGAGACATCTAACACGGGTTGGGCAAACCAAAACACAGGTTCTACTTCTCCAATTCTAACGGCTCCTAGAGGTACGGCCGATATCAAAGGTTGGGGATGGGGATTCTTAAACCCAACTCAAGATTTGGTAGATGAATTCGAAGCCAACGATCCTCGTTTAGATTGGACAGCAGGTCAGGATGGTCAGTTTGCCCATGGTGTTGCTCAAGGTGTTGCCGAATCACAATTCTTATCGGGTTACTTCCCAAGAAAAGTATTGATGGATCAAGCTTTACGTCCGAACGAACAATCGGACAACCCTCAGAACCAACGTAAGTTTAGATATGCTGATATCTTGTTGATGAATGCTGAAGCTGCTTATCATATCGGTAACGAAGCAACGGCTCGTCAGAGAGTAAATGAGGTGCGTGATAGAGCGAGATCGATGACTTATCCTAAAGGCTGGAACGAAGCAGACAATACGTACGCTGAAAGAGATAACTCTGGTGCACTTCCAGAAGTAACAGCTACAGGAGAGCAATTATTGGAGGCAATCTATCACGAAAGAAGAGTGGAATTGGCTTTGGAAGGTCTTCGTTTATGGGACCTGATGAGAACAGGTAAGTTAGAAACTGCCTTGAAAAAGGACAATATTGGCTACAGAGATGGTATTACTGGCGACATCGTTGTGGGTAATATGGACGGTAAGAAGTTAAACGGCATTCCTGTTCTTCCAATCCCTGCTGCTGAAGTAGCATCGTTCGGGTTAACGCAAAACCCTGGTTACTAA
- a CDS encoding T9SS type A sorting domain-containing protein produces MKNFYLILLLSFNLGHLVNAQEWSNIPVPAYAGPGNTWELQSNLSDDFNYNFNAVNYKSNFGNGKWYNFYHNGWDGPGTTYWTYNKVKVDGDNLVITVAKSNNTSKMGIPGVFSGCVTSNNRVVYPVYVESAISVANISLASCFWLLSPDDTQEIDIIENYGNVPWFKQFTHISHHSFIRTPFTDYQPKDWNSWYNDNRVTANYGWGDWCWNNGNRRYMRMGVYWVGPKHFEYYIDGQLVRVMYHNATATKVNGTWEYQYFNSMNGQFPANNANGYTAVTTYATGSVYNFSTIQAASNNSNGISVIDPGNFQGGAGFTKAMDIIINVESQQWLALNHTPSDADLASSARNQMKVDWVRVYKPKSSSGGGSNGTTCADAPDYNGNSNSYSAGQYVINGGILYRKRSDGQWDWIANCNSSSRVSELVIEDIPEAQIALSPNPAKGFVKISGLGEGSYQAEIVTMQGQILSTQTVSRATNTLSTADLSPGVYIIKVAGEAQKLIVR; encoded by the coding sequence ATGAAAAACTTTTATTTAATCTTATTACTCTCATTTAATTTGGGACATTTGGTAAACGCCCAAGAATGGAGTAACATTCCAGTGCCTGCTTATGCTGGACCGGGTAATACTTGGGAACTTCAGAGCAATCTTTCTGATGATTTCAACTACAATTTCAATGCTGTAAACTACAAATCGAACTTTGGTAATGGAAAGTGGTATAACTTCTACCATAATGGTTGGGACGGACCGGGAACTACTTACTGGACCTACAACAAGGTGAAAGTGGATGGCGATAATTTGGTCATCACAGTAGCTAAAAGCAACAACACTTCTAAAATGGGCATTCCTGGAGTATTTTCTGGTTGTGTGACATCAAATAATCGGGTGGTTTATCCTGTTTATGTGGAATCGGCTATTAGTGTCGCCAACATTTCTTTAGCTTCATGTTTTTGGCTGTTAAGTCCGGACGATACTCAAGAAATTGATATCATCGAGAACTATGGTAATGTGCCTTGGTTCAAACAATTTACCCACATCAGTCACCACTCTTTTATTCGTACTCCGTTTACTGATTATCAACCCAAAGATTGGAACAGTTGGTACAACGATAATCGAGTAACAGCCAATTATGGCTGGGGTGATTGGTGCTGGAATAATGGCAATAGAAGATACATGCGAATGGGTGTTTATTGGGTTGGTCCAAAACACTTTGAATATTATATCGATGGTCAGTTAGTAAGAGTGATGTACCATAATGCTACTGCGACAAAAGTAAATGGAACATGGGAATATCAGTATTTCAATTCCATGAATGGACAGTTTCCTGCCAATAATGCGAATGGTTATACGGCAGTAACGACCTATGCCACAGGATCTGTTTATAATTTCTCGACCATACAAGCGGCTAGTAATAATTCGAACGGTATTAGTGTAATTGATCCTGGGAATTTCCAAGGTGGAGCAGGCTTTACTAAAGCGATGGATATTATTATAAATGTGGAATCTCAACAATGGTTAGCGCTAAATCACACGCCTTCTGATGCAGATTTGGCTAGTTCAGCAAGAAACCAAATGAAGGTAGATTGGGTGAGGGTTTACAAACCAAAGAGTTCTTCTGGTGGTGGATCAAATGGTACTACATGTGCTGATGCTCCTGATTATAATGGGAACTCAAATAGTTACTCTGCTGGTCAATATGTAATTAACGGTGGAATTTTATATAGAAAACGAAGCGATGGGCAATGGGATTGGATTGCCAACTGTAACAGCTCATCAAGAGTATCAGAATTAGTCATTGAGGACATTCCTGAAGCTCAAATCGCCTTATCTCCGAATCCTGCAAAAGGTTTTGTAAAGATCAGCGGTCTTGGGGAAGGTTCGTACCAAGCAGAGATTGTGACTATGCAAGGTCAGATTCTTTCTACTCAAACGGTTAGTCGAGCAACCAATACACTATCAACTGCCGACCTTTCTCCGGGAGTTTATATAATTAAAGTAGCCGGTGAAGCTCAAAAGCTAATCGTTCGCTAA
- a CDS encoding CotH kinase family protein — protein MKNILLTLTFCVHFFVAFGQNVNPENGPLFPENEVNRVDITMDPADLAFLLAPGNEENREYKYCIFEFSNSQLTDSLHNVGIRLRGNTSRYAPKKSFKISFNKFIKGRQFHGEKKFNLRAEHNDPTHSREKSLLKFFIEEDIPSARSSHVALYINGNYHGVYLNTEQIDDLFLISRFGDDDGKLYKGNYGADLTNDPNLYMNDDIYEIEEGDEADRNELAAFLDSINILNGEAFSAYIERNFDVETYIKTLAIEHLSGHWDNYSYNKNNFLIYWDESKNLWTYLPYDLDNTYGIDWVGEDWGIRDLNDWIHPDQARPLAQKILDQPGYRNEYNEYLLSFIDKTFNNTHLDPYFNAQKALLRDYIDRDTYYTTNYGWTVTDYDKAFSAPLGGHVDYGISDFIETRVRYARQQIVITSIEDDLLNAHVTVYPNPTSDYLIVNMGEISYNRSIITLYNLNGQIVGRWGKKPTQGTRIPLDRIKSGNYILGIEYETAQGSWKSLMGKKVIIN, from the coding sequence ATGAAAAACATTCTACTAACACTCACTTTCTGTGTGCATTTTTTTGTGGCCTTTGGTCAAAATGTGAACCCAGAAAATGGTCCTCTATTCCCGGAAAATGAAGTCAACCGTGTAGATATTACGATGGACCCTGCCGACTTAGCGTTTTTATTGGCTCCCGGAAATGAAGAAAATAGGGAATACAAATACTGTATCTTCGAATTTTCGAACTCTCAGCTTACGGATTCCCTTCATAATGTAGGCATTCGTTTAAGAGGAAATACTTCTCGTTATGCTCCTAAAAAATCATTTAAAATCTCCTTCAACAAATTTATTAAAGGACGTCAGTTTCATGGGGAAAAGAAGTTTAATCTGAGAGCTGAACATAACGATCCAACACATTCTCGAGAAAAATCACTTTTAAAGTTTTTTATCGAAGAGGATATTCCATCTGCAAGAAGCAGTCATGTTGCCTTGTATATCAACGGTAATTATCATGGTGTATATCTCAACACAGAACAAATCGACGATCTCTTTTTAATTTCTCGCTTTGGCGATGATGATGGAAAATTATACAAAGGGAACTACGGTGCCGACCTCACTAACGACCCTAACCTTTACATGAATGATGATATTTATGAAATTGAAGAAGGTGATGAAGCAGATAGAAATGAGTTAGCCGCTTTTCTGGACAGTATCAATATTCTAAATGGAGAGGCTTTTAGTGCATACATAGAAAGAAACTTTGATGTAGAAACGTACATCAAAACGTTGGCCATAGAACACCTCTCCGGACACTGGGACAATTATTCATACAACAAAAATAACTTTTTGATCTATTGGGATGAAAGCAAAAATCTTTGGACTTACCTTCCTTACGATTTGGATAACACCTATGGCATCGATTGGGTGGGGGAAGATTGGGGTATCAGAGACCTTAATGATTGGATTCACCCCGACCAAGCTCGTCCTCTAGCACAAAAGATATTAGACCAACCAGGGTATAGAAACGAATACAATGAATATCTATTATCATTTATCGACAAGACCTTTAACAATACACATCTCGACCCTTACTTCAATGCACAAAAAGCACTTTTAAGAGATTATATTGATAGAGATACCTATTACACGACCAACTACGGTTGGACAGTAACTGATTATGACAAAGCCTTCTCTGCTCCTCTTGGTGGACATGTGGATTATGGTATTTCTGATTTTATAGAAACAAGAGTACGTTATGCTCGTCAACAGATTGTGATCACAAGTATTGAAGATGATTTATTAAACGCTCATGTAACCGTTTATCCTAATCCAACAAGCGATTATTTGATAGTAAATATGGGTGAAATCAGTTACAACAGAAGCATTATCACTTTGTATAATTTGAATGGACAGATTGTGGGAAGATGGGGTAAAAAGCCGACACAAGGCACAAGAATTCCATTAGATAGGATCAAAAGTGGAAATTATATTTTAGGAATAGAATATGAAACCGCTCAAGGAAGTTGGAAAAGTTTAATGGGAAAGAAAGTGATCATCAACTAA